GGGGACATGactaaaatgtgtattttaactAACATATTATGAATTTCCAatgataaatgtattttatatctaAATTGTAAATAGAGTCACACAATATTACAAAAAGATAAGATTTCTGAAGAACTCTAATCATATTTCATGCAGAAGTAGTGTTAGAGAGTGGGGACAGGCTAAAATCGTGTTTTTTCAGTGTTCTAGGTAGGTGTTACATGATGTATCTTCAAATTGCAATTAGGACAAAGTGCAGGACTTTTTGCTTgataatataatgttatatacaGATGCTTTTCATGCATATTTATGCACGTAATGTCCTGGGGACGGAACAGGCACAGATTCAATGGAATGGTTATAATAATGAAAGGACCAATTACTTTGTAAAAGTCCATAGAATTGTGAATGAGTATTTTATTTGGTTCTCAGGGTTACTAGGATTTAGACTATGTCTATTATTGCATGTGGGTCCAATGGAAAAGGAAAATTTGACCAACCACGGTTATCCAGTTTTGTTCCCAATATATCTATCAACATATCTGCTAAATTTGGTGCTTttatcacaaaataaacaactgttaTATGTTGAGCTGTGCCGCCCCACTATAACCCATTTTGCAACATAAAGGCCAGGGATAATACACATCAAAAGCAAAGCAAATGGTGGTGATCCAGGGGATTTAAGAGATAATCCATGTGAGTTACATTAAGATGTTCTGCTCTGCTTGTATGTACAGACCCTTATCTGAATGTTTTTCTTAACATGTTGCCTCCTCTGTAAAGTTAGGCAAGTCTCTGTCATGATAGTAAAGATACATTTTCCACCCAAgcaaaattgtgatttttacCTCACATATAtaatagtgtgtttgtgtgtgtatttctattttccaacaatttaaaaaaaaaaaaaaatccatgttaCAGTATATGACCATTATACATGTTTTGTCATTGTATTCTGATCCAGGGATTCATGGGACCCTGACAACTACTTATTTTCATTCTATCATGAGTGACATTGGTTGAAttaagtaaaatatttaaattcaaaattcCCAAGTTCCTGAATTATCTTGAAACCTCAGTGTTCAGTCAGACCTCAGTGAGTGAGTTTGCTCTCAGGGCACTATTAGGACAAAATGTATagtctttttgtgtttaatttctGTGTTCCTACAGTAGTTTTGTGaatgtattaaaatgcattattataTACTATGTAATTAAATATGATTAGAACACAAAAGTGATTGGTAATTGAATTTCctcctgtaaaaaaaatatctgccaACAGACTTTTCTTTGCTGAGCTTAATAACTTTCACACAGCATCAGAAAGTTAAGGATACAAGTTTGCCACAACAAATTCATATACAAGAAAATTGGGCTTGGGTTGTCATTGTATTCTAATCCAGGGGTTATTGGGAGCCTGAGAACACCTCGTTGTCATTCTAGCATGAATGGCATTGgttaaattgaataaaatatataaaatttcCAACTTTCTGAAATACTTGGAACCCTCTCAATGATCAGTCTGACCCCATTAAGAGGTATCGTTCACAGGGCATCATCAGGACAAAATTTAACTTTTGTATGTTACTACTGTCCTTTTGTGTCAGTAATTGGTTTCAGTGCTGTGCACAAATGTGCGTTAAAAATTGTACAATGGTAGTGGCAATGGATATCACATATATTTGACACTCATCACTTCAAATATAAATCAGAAGTTGtgcaaaatagaaaaacagtAACCGTATGATTAAAGTAAATTAAGAACCAGTGATTTGTGGTCAAAATTGCATCTGTAGAAAATTTTATTGATTTGCCATTTCTTTGCTGAGCTTAATAACTTTCACATAGCATTGGAGAGAAAGTTAGGGATACTAGATAGCAACAATTGGGGGAAAACTGGGGGGTGGGTTGTGTCCTCCAGATTGGAGATTTTCTCTTTACCATACCATACAATTTCTGGttttgctttctctgtttttcctctaaTAAGAAGAACATCCATGCAGAATTGTaacaaagcaatttaaaaaatagtatATGTACTCTTAAAACCTGAGACATTTGGAAAAAGTGCAGTCAGAAggttatttttaataaatggaTACATTTCAGTACATAAACTAACCTCTGATCTCCTTTATGCTACTGTATCTACACCAGCTCATTTAAACTCCTTCAAACAGTCCTGCATTTATATGGCTTTGCCCATGATCAGAAGGCTCATTAAAAACACCATTATGAAAAATATCCACATAAAGAAGCGGTCTAAAACTTTGGCTACCTTCTTCCACTCCCCAGTCCTCTTCTGTGTGGCCCTCTGATCTCTGTAACAGTTGGCTATGTACTCAATGTTACGCAGCAGCGGACTCTCATTGCTTTGAGTGTTGCAGGAaacctctctgtcttttctctctccatcactcaCACCTCCCTTCCTGCATCTCCTCGGACCCCCTGAATCTACACAGTCCATGCTCATGAAAATGCCATTCTTCCAACTGCTGTAGTGGTTGGTAGGGTTCTTCCCAATTGAGCCCATTGGACTCATCATCTGGTCcatgtcctctctctcttctgcagCCATGGAGCCCACtgtctcctgtcctctctccaTTTTGAAGACACAGTCCTCTCTGCCTGGTCCTGCCTGGCCATTCATGGTACAGTTGGTGTTCTTCACAAGTGGAGGTTCCTGTTTCTCAGGCTGTGGTGACAAGCAGTTCTCCCCAACTTCATAAACAAAGCACATTCTGGCCATGTACTGCAGAATGACCTTCTTGGCCCACTTGGGAACAGGCTTGGCATCTGGGCCGCAGTGGTGTATGTTCATGATGAAGATGGTCAGGGCAGTGGAGGCTGTGATCATGGTCATGGTTGCAATGTAATATTTTCCTGtggaagaagaacaagaaaggAAATCATCATACAGAGGCGTAGCGTACAGTCATCCACATGTTGGTTCTGACCCTGTTTTGTTGAACTTACCAATAAGTGGTACATTCTCAGAGGGTGGCATGATCTCTGCAACCAACAGCTGAAAGACAGTGAGCGCCAGCATTACGGTAACACCCAAAGACACCTTCTCTCCAGAGTCAGCAGGCAGGTAGAAGCCCAATGGAGCCAGGAATGAGATCATCACACATGGTATTAGCAAGTTGAAAACATAGAAGGAAGCCCTTCTCTTCAGTTTCAGTGTGTAGGTCACATCAGGGTAAGGGTCAGCACAGCAGCCATACAGAATAATGTTCCTCTTAGCTGGCATACCCAGCACCTCCCATTCAACATTTTCCACCAGGTCAGCCAGGTCAGCACTATCCATGGCGTTCTGGATATCCAGCTGGTTTCCGTTGTAGGTCCAGGAGCCGTAGGTGAACCTGCATTGCTGAGCATCAAAAGGAAAGAAGGACACGTCCACTTTGCAAGAGCTCTTGGTGATAGCTGGGGAATCCCAAATTATCTGGCCGTCATGTCGGATCACCACATTGGTGTCCATAGGGCCAGTGAAATGATCATCAGcactgaaagacaaagaaaacttGTCTGGAAAAAGAGATTAGAGTAACAAATTGTTCAAATCAGATTTGGAAGATTTTGTACAAGCAGGTTGAATCTTCTGGAGAAGCTGGAGAAtgattcaaaagaaaaaaatcttgatgAGGATAAAAGGGCACAAGTATACCCACTGAGGGAAGAGTCAACACGTTTTGGGGGAGTTGCACTCATTCCTCAGTGTTGTGTCTGCATTTTATAGCTTACCAGTATTgcttaagtgtgtgtttgtgtgtcactgtgCTGTTAGTCTACATGGCATCAGCTGTGACCCTATACCTACTCAGCTTTCCTTGCCTTCTCTTCCTATTTGTCATCGAAGTGGTTCaactgtttttgattttaaaatttcaatatGTGTTAGTCTTTCTTTGTTGTCATCTGTATAATTATTGGTTACTTTACTGGTGCATAAAAAGCAGACCAAGGCCTGGACACTCCCATGAATAATAGCTTCAAGGAATGTTCAGCTTGTGCCTTTTATACTGACCCACTAGAGCTATAGTAAGATAATGATATAATGGTTAACCCAATACCAGTCCGACCTACTTGTTATATAGGACTATATCAGGTCTCCATACATAACTACTAGGTATGCGGATGGTATCAAGTCCATCGTAATCATCTTTATTCCATCTGAGGTGTGCATCAACCCACACTTGCCGTATCCATAAATAAGCAGTCAAAATTTGGTTTCTTTCATCCTGTAAAAGAttgaaaatcattaaaaaaaaatttaaataactgACAAAGAAAAGAGGCATGTTAAATGTAAGGTgccaaaacagaaatatgatcagaaaacaaaatggcaTCACCGATATGGTAATGCTAATGTGTGGGTATCTGCACAGCTAACTCTCACACATACAATACTGTAGTGACTTGTGTTTTACCATGTCGATAATTTGTGACAGTGTAACCTGCAGGGTCACATTCAGTATGATGTTTGTGTCCTCCACGGGCCTCAGCGCACTAGTATAGTTGGTGAATAAATCCTTCAGGAGCTTCTGAGCATATTTGCCATGAGCACACCAACAGGCTGTAACAGGGATAGAAACAATTTTACAACAATATCACCACAAAACACCTGTTGTACTTCAGTTGACTGTGCCACATTACATTTTACTTAGGATTTTTAGCCAGGGCATTCTGGTGTGATCATTTTGGATTAATGGAAGCTGATGAGTTTAAATAACAACATTTCTAGGCAGGAACATTCAAAGCAAAGCCAGTGATGTGGATGCTGAGGTTCAAAGAAAGCAAGAacatgagagaaaatgtgaacaCATGACAGATGGTGGAAGGGTAAAAAGGGGATGTCAGGCTAGATTGCCCTTCCATAAAGCTCTAGAGATCAGGCAAATCTGCCATTATGTTCCAGTGGAGACCTTCTCTGTTGAACTTGTGTATGAGGAATGTAGCATGTGTTCATTGAACACTTAATCCAAGGGACACACAACATATGAGTATCAAAATGAGCCTAAGCAGGAAGATTAAACATCCATGTGCTGTGAAAACGGTGATGATAGAAATTATTAACCAATAGATCCTACTATATGCCATCTTTAAATaccatttttcatattttttaattatgctATCCTGCATTCATACCTCAAAATCACAAGGCAACCTGAGAGAGGATGTATGAAtaattgtgaaaatgaaaacactatcatttaaaaacactaaaCGGAGCGAGTTTCCAGTGTCAACAATGGATTTGTGAGAGCCAGATGTTAACCCTGAATTGCTGTTTCAGTAAAGCCTCTGAGCTGGATACAAAGAAGGTCTACGGGATTATGATGCCAGCAAAATCCCTTAACAACTGGCAGCAAGTTTGCGGATTCTGGGAGGCAGCTTGCGTGGAAGAGAGATGAAAATCTGAGAAGAAATGGATCatccataaaatattaaaacaatgaCATTAGTAAAATGAAATGCAATCGATGCGGATCTGAGTCGATAGACaacattttatgtaaattttgAAACATCTAGTCGTCATCAGTGCTGGAACagtgtttgatattttctcGCGTTCTCTCAATtgaggtttttttgtgtttttttaagtggttttgtttgtttgttctttgtttttgtttttacgtATGAAACGTAAAACAGCGAGTAATTACAGGCATTAAGACAGCCTCTATCAAGTCACAATTTTAGACCCGATGAAGTaaactaaaaatgaaatgaatggaaacttACTTGGCAAAATACTGGCACAAAGAAGCAACCGAAATAAAGTTTGCATTCCCCATCGTTTCATCTTGCTGAAACAGGTTATCTCGACCCAACGACCATTTGAGCTGCTCTGTGCCAAACAATTTTCATTTactagaaaaaacaaaaaacaaaaaaaacacataaaaaagaaacaagaaaagcagACTGATAGCGAAAGCAGCGGATGACTTGTCCTGTACAAGGCCAGAAAGTGCGCTGTTAACGCtgggaaagaaaagaagaggcGGGGCAGAAAGACGAAGATCTTTCACCACATGTTAACCCTATCGATGTACACAGATCGTCAGGATCACAAACGGCACAGATATACACAGTGCGTTTAAGTGGAtata
This is a stretch of genomic DNA from Thunnus albacares chromosome 6, fThuAlb1.1, whole genome shotgun sequence. It encodes these proteins:
- the chrna10a gene encoding neuronal acetylcholine receptor subunit alpha-10a isoform X1, with translation MCFFCFLFFLVNENCLAQSSSNGRWVEITCFSKMKRWGMQTLFRLLLCASILPTCWCAHGKYAQKLLKDLFTNYTSALRPVEDTNIILNVTLQVTLSQIIDMDERNQILTAYLWIRQVWVDAHLRWNKDDYDGLDTIRIPSSYVWRPDIVLYNNADDHFTGPMDTNVVIRHDGQIIWDSPAITKSSCKVDVSFFPFDAQQCRFTYGSWTYNGNQLDIQNAMDSADLADLVENVEWEVLGMPAKRNIILYGCCADPYPDVTYTLKLKRRASFYVFNLLIPCVMISFLAPLGFYLPADSGEKVSLGVTVMLALTVFQLLVAEIMPPSENVPLIGKYYIATMTMITASTALTIFIMNIHHCGPDAKPVPKWAKKVILQYMARMCFVYEVGENCLSPQPEKQEPPLVKNTNCTMNGQAGPGREDCVFKMERGQETVGSMAAEEREDMDQMMSPMGSIGKNPTNHYSSWKNGIFMSMDCVDSGGPRRCRKGGVSDGERKDREVSCNTQSNESPLLRNIEYIANCYRDQRATQKRTGEWKKVAKVLDRFFMWIFFIMVFLMSLLIMGKAI
- the chrna10a gene encoding neuronal acetylcholine receptor subunit alpha-10a isoform X2, which encodes MDTNVVIRHDGQIIWDSPAITKSSCKVDVSFFPFDAQQCRFTYGSWTYNGNQLDIQNAMDSADLADLVENVEWEVLGMPAKRNIILYGCCADPYPDVTYTLKLKRRASFYVFNLLIPCVMISFLAPLGFYLPADSGEKVSLGVTVMLALTVFQLLVAEIMPPSENVPLIGKYYIATMTMITASTALTIFIMNIHHCGPDAKPVPKWAKKVILQYMARMCFVYEVGENCLSPQPEKQEPPLVKNTNCTMNGQAGPGREDCVFKMERGQETVGSMAAEEREDMDQMMSPMGSIGKNPTNHYSSWKNGIFMSMDCVDSGGPRRCRKGGVSDGERKDREVSCNTQSNESPLLRNIEYIANCYRDQRATQKRTGEWKKVAKVLDRFFMWIFFIMVFLMSLLIMGKAI